The Sulfitobacter sp. S223 genome has a window encoding:
- a CDS encoding type I polyketide synthase — protein MTKHSRKITPAGEDIAIVGMAVNVPGADTVSSFWDNLRGGISSIRKLSEEELLAAGETPENIARKNYVRAAADLKGFETFDADFFGFSPKDAAILDPQHRKFLEVAWEAMEQAGHVPENVAGPIGVYAGCGMGSYFYFNICSNPDLVEDVGMFLLRHTGNDKDFLSTRVSHVFDLKGPSVNLQTACSTSLVAIHYAAAALRAGEVDMALAGGVTIELPQGRGYVFKENEILSPDGECHAFDHRAQGTVFGSGAGCVALKRLSDAQADGDHVWAVIKGSAINNDGAAKAGYLAPSVDGQAAAIGLALDASGVPADQIELIECHGTGTYLGDPIEVAALTEAYRAQTDKVDFARIGSVKTNIGHLDTAAGVAGLVKATLALHHEEMPPSLGYEAPNPAIGFEGSPFSVNAALTPWPRRETARHAAINALGVGGTNAHAILAEAPVRAPSEESDFPFHVLCISARSKAALDANAAALAKHLRAHPDQELADVAYTLKNGRRGFERRRVVVAETQAEAAELLEAGDTRRVFTHEVLGTSPEVVFMFPGGGAQYPDMARDLYETEPVFAEAMDRGLDHLGPQLDYDIRALWLPEGNSATAAEMLKKPSVQLPLIAIVEYALAQLWISWGVKPAAMVGHSMGENVAACLAGVMSFENLIDLVLLRGRLFDTVPAGGMLSVPLSLEAIKPYLDEELDIASVNGPELTAISGPDLALKSLAQRLATDEVESQRIAIDIAAHSRMLEPILADYRAFLAGLDLQAPTLPFMSNRTGIEITAVQATDPDYWVEQLRRTVHFADCIETLSAQEGRVFLEVGPGKALSSLAQMCAAVKPAQVLSSLRHPDQDIADDMYFMGIIGRLWACGVEADWDQIWGEARRNRVPLPTYQFQRSPYFIEPGKQTAAIASPAMTRVDDIADWGAVPSWRAQYADVDADLQAALAAAVDQTWLVFADQDGIAAPVIEQLRSSGAKVSVVEAGDSFAEPGEQRYTLAPEQGREGYDALMAALSADGQTPTRIAHFWGLTRNENHRPGSSFYDLMMEQGFYSLLWLGQALAEREDAPQTHLSIFTNGAAQVAGEEMPYPEKAMISGPAGVIPHEIAAVTVSTVDVELPDAPAAQGWFVRAQTATQDVSDSLLEELLSTPVNAVVALRGARRFVQGVRVQRLALPDAPAFKKGGTYLITGGFGGIGLTVAADLLANYDAHVVLLSRTALPARAAWPKLLQTSPAGDATVRRIRAVERLEASGSGRVEVAAADVVNVAQMRKVIDALRARGPIDGVIHAAGALDDAPLLGKSQAQVDAVLAPKVLGLRVLDQLLPDGSVDLMVLFASTSTATRAAGQVDYVAANDYLNAFAKSRRGAKTRVVAVNWGVWADVGMAAEAVGQSTVAVMPPRAIDAPMLETVEALEGETRFNGTLSADTDWVLDQHRMADGTSVMPGTGMVEAMAQAALGAELDLPFALRDLYFLRPFEAPEGTPRDMRVTVAPQAQGYATALRSDCVLDGRAGWQMHAESQLVALEKLVPPPVDLEAVSARLGAVEEAEGAHMPSLQEQHLRFGPAWQVLRARQLGGEEGLARLTLDTPLAADQLLHPGLLDIATGWAIALAPGYDGTDLWVPMSYGEILIYSALPSEVYSWVRLTSASAEDVRFDVTICNADGAILVEVRDFAMTQLKGGFAAHSVPLSAPEVSFDDVSGNDARPQTEAEERLAYLVSQGITASEGPQALARALALNVPQVYVSSLPLQALIAQADVPPRDLPKGQSFERSDLEGFVAPQGRVETALAQMWSTLLGVSPVGVEDSFFDLGGHSLIAVRLFASVKREFGVEFPISVLFEAPTIAQIAARISDQTGEIASADAPQAEAAKPGFVHLVPLNSVAPTKAAPLFVVAGMFGNVLNLRHLALQFADERAVYGLQARGLIGDSAPHETIESAAADYIAEIRQVQAQGPYLLSGFSGGGITAYEIAHQLQAAGEEVAVLALLDTPLPVRPSLSKPDKALIKLAELRSKGPRYLLEWAQNRIAWEKTKRAGKPEHAQAAQFNNTKIEAAFLGAVARYQTPQWDGPMTLLRPVLDRKFKVSAGNWVSGEREYVFADNDWTQYAPQVQVIEVPGNHDSMVLSPNVVVMASELREVIRDALADDPQRQATAAE, from the coding sequence ATGACTAAGCATAGCCGCAAAATTACACCGGCCGGCGAAGATATCGCTATTGTGGGCATGGCAGTGAACGTTCCGGGCGCCGATACGGTATCGTCATTCTGGGATAATCTACGCGGGGGCATTTCCTCAATACGCAAGCTGAGCGAAGAAGAATTGCTGGCAGCGGGTGAGACCCCTGAAAACATCGCCCGCAAGAACTATGTGCGCGCAGCCGCTGACCTTAAAGGTTTTGAGACATTTGACGCTGATTTTTTCGGGTTTTCCCCGAAAGACGCCGCGATCCTTGATCCTCAGCATCGTAAATTCCTTGAGGTCGCTTGGGAGGCGATGGAGCAAGCCGGACATGTACCTGAAAATGTGGCGGGTCCGATTGGCGTCTATGCAGGCTGCGGCATGGGCAGCTACTTCTATTTCAACATTTGCTCGAATCCCGATCTGGTAGAGGACGTGGGCATGTTCCTGCTGCGCCACACAGGCAACGACAAGGATTTCCTGTCTACCCGTGTAAGCCATGTGTTCGACCTGAAGGGCCCTTCAGTTAATCTGCAAACTGCTTGCTCCACATCGCTGGTTGCGATCCATTATGCCGCCGCAGCACTGCGCGCCGGCGAAGTGGATATGGCACTGGCCGGTGGCGTCACAATCGAGCTGCCACAGGGACGTGGCTATGTGTTCAAGGAAAACGAGATCCTCTCACCGGATGGGGAATGTCATGCCTTTGACCATCGTGCCCAGGGCACGGTGTTCGGTTCGGGCGCGGGCTGTGTTGCGCTAAAAAGGCTCAGTGATGCGCAGGCGGATGGCGATCACGTATGGGCTGTTATCAAAGGCTCTGCCATTAACAACGATGGCGCAGCCAAAGCCGGCTATCTCGCGCCGTCAGTGGACGGTCAGGCGGCGGCAATCGGGTTGGCGCTGGACGCGTCCGGTGTGCCTGCAGATCAGATTGAGCTGATCGAATGTCACGGCACCGGTACCTACCTTGGCGACCCGATTGAGGTGGCCGCGCTGACAGAAGCTTATCGCGCCCAAACCGACAAGGTGGATTTCGCGCGCATCGGGTCGGTCAAGACGAACATCGGCCATCTGGATACTGCGGCGGGTGTGGCGGGTTTGGTGAAGGCCACATTGGCGCTTCATCATGAAGAGATGCCGCCCTCCCTAGGGTATGAAGCGCCGAACCCTGCCATCGGCTTTGAAGGCAGCCCGTTTTCTGTAAACGCGGCGTTGACACCGTGGCCGCGCCGCGAAACTGCGCGCCATGCCGCGATCAACGCGCTTGGTGTTGGCGGGACAAACGCCCATGCGATCCTTGCAGAGGCCCCTGTGCGCGCGCCCTCGGAAGAAAGCGATTTTCCGTTCCATGTTCTTTGCATCTCGGCGCGCTCCAAGGCGGCGCTGGACGCCAATGCTGCTGCTTTGGCTAAACATCTGCGCGCGCATCCCGACCAGGAGCTTGCCGATGTCGCCTATACGCTGAAGAACGGTCGCCGCGGGTTTGAGCGGCGCCGTGTTGTAGTCGCCGAAACCCAAGCAGAGGCGGCAGAGCTACTAGAGGCGGGCGATACGCGCCGCGTGTTCACGCATGAGGTGCTGGGTACGTCCCCGGAAGTGGTGTTCATGTTCCCCGGCGGCGGGGCGCAATACCCAGACATGGCACGCGACCTTTATGAGACAGAGCCGGTCTTTGCCGAAGCGATGGATCGGGGGCTGGATCACCTTGGTCCGCAACTTGACTACGATATTCGCGCGCTTTGGCTGCCTGAAGGGAACAGCGCCACCGCCGCCGAGATGTTGAAAAAACCGTCCGTCCAGTTGCCGTTGATCGCTATTGTCGAATACGCATTGGCCCAACTGTGGATAAGCTGGGGCGTGAAGCCTGCGGCGATGGTCGGGCACTCTATGGGAGAGAATGTTGCGGCCTGTCTTGCGGGCGTGATGAGCTTCGAGAACCTGATTGATCTGGTACTGCTGCGGGGGCGGTTGTTTGATACCGTGCCTGCGGGCGGCATGCTCAGCGTGCCCCTATCGCTAGAAGCGATCAAACCCTATCTGGATGAAGAACTGGATATCGCGTCGGTCAACGGCCCTGAATTGACGGCGATCTCAGGCCCCGATCTGGCACTCAAGTCGCTGGCACAGCGGCTCGCGACTGATGAGGTGGAGAGCCAGCGCATTGCCATCGATATCGCGGCGCACAGCCGCATGTTGGAACCTATTCTTGCAGATTACCGCGCCTTTTTGGCAGGTCTTGATCTGCAAGCGCCGACACTGCCCTTTATGTCCAACCGGACGGGCATCGAAATCACCGCAGTACAAGCCACCGACCCGGACTATTGGGTGGAGCAATTGCGCCGCACAGTGCATTTCGCGGATTGTATCGAAACGCTTAGCGCGCAAGAGGGCCGAGTTTTCCTGGAGGTAGGGCCGGGCAAGGCGCTGTCTTCGCTCGCGCAGATGTGCGCGGCGGTGAAACCGGCCCAAGTGCTAAGCTCTCTGCGCCATCCCGATCAGGATATCGCCGATGATATGTACTTCATGGGCATCATCGGCAGGCTTTGGGCGTGCGGCGTTGAGGCGGATTGGGACCAGATTTGGGGGGAAGCGCGGCGCAACCGTGTGCCGCTGCCGACCTACCAGTTCCAGCGCAGCCCCTATTTCATCGAACCGGGTAAGCAGACAGCGGCGATTGCTTCGCCCGCCATGACGCGCGTTGATGACATAGCCGATTGGGGCGCTGTCCCAAGTTGGCGGGCACAATATGCCGATGTGGATGCCGACCTACAGGCAGCGCTTGCCGCCGCGGTAGATCAGACATGGTTGGTTTTCGCGGATCAGGATGGCATTGCCGCGCCGGTCATCGAGCAGCTGCGTAGTTCCGGCGCAAAAGTGAGCGTGGTGGAAGCTGGCGACAGCTTTGCCGAACCGGGTGAGCAGCGCTATACCCTTGCGCCCGAGCAAGGGCGGGAAGGGTATGACGCGTTGATGGCGGCGCTGTCCGCTGACGGCCAGACACCGACGCGCATCGCCCATTTCTGGGGCCTGACCCGCAACGAAAACCATCGCCCCGGCAGCAGCTTTTATGACCTGATGATGGAGCAGGGTTTCTATAGCCTGTTGTGGCTTGGACAGGCTTTGGCCGAACGCGAGGACGCACCGCAAACACACTTAAGTATCTTCACAAACGGCGCAGCGCAGGTCGCGGGCGAGGAAATGCCCTATCCCGAAAAGGCGATGATCAGTGGTCCCGCTGGTGTGATACCGCATGAAATCGCTGCGGTGACGGTTTCGACCGTGGATGTGGAACTGCCTGATGCTCCGGCCGCGCAGGGATGGTTTGTCCGCGCTCAGACTGCAACGCAGGATGTAAGTGACAGTCTGCTAGAAGAGCTATTGTCGACACCGGTGAACGCGGTTGTTGCGTTGCGCGGCGCGCGTCGATTTGTTCAGGGCGTGCGGGTGCAGCGACTGGCACTGCCGGATGCACCTGCTTTCAAAAAGGGCGGTACCTATCTGATTACGGGCGGTTTTGGCGGCATCGGCTTAACTGTTGCTGCCGATTTGCTGGCCAACTACGACGCTCATGTTGTTTTGCTAAGCCGCACTGCACTGCCTGCACGCGCAGCTTGGCCGAAGCTACTGCAAACCTCTCCGGCAGGTGACGCAACTGTCCGGCGCATACGCGCGGTTGAACGGCTTGAGGCATCGGGTAGCGGACGTGTTGAAGTGGCCGCAGCGGATGTGGTTAACGTGGCACAAATGCGCAAGGTGATTGACGCGCTGCGTGCACGCGGCCCGATTGATGGCGTAATCCACGCGGCAGGTGCTCTTGATGATGCACCGTTGTTGGGCAAATCGCAGGCACAGGTTGACGCGGTACTCGCGCCCAAAGTGCTGGGCCTGCGGGTGCTGGACCAGCTGTTACCAGATGGCAGTGTCGATCTGATGGTGCTGTTTGCCTCCACCTCAACCGCCACACGTGCGGCGGGGCAGGTGGATTACGTGGCTGCCAATGATTACCTCAACGCCTTTGCGAAGTCACGTAGAGGGGCTAAGACCCGTGTGGTTGCGGTGAACTGGGGCGTTTGGGCTGATGTCGGGATGGCTGCCGAAGCTGTGGGGCAGTCGACTGTTGCAGTGATGCCGCCCCGTGCCATTGATGCACCGATGCTGGAAACGGTTGAGGCGCTGGAAGGCGAGACCAGATTTAACGGCACGCTCAGCGCAGACACTGATTGGGTGCTGGACCAGCACCGCATGGCGGATGGCACCTCGGTTATGCCCGGAACGGGCATGGTAGAGGCGATGGCGCAAGCCGCGCTGGGTGCCGAGCTTGATCTGCCCTTTGCGCTGCGCGATCTCTATTTCCTGCGCCCGTTCGAGGCACCAGAGGGAACGCCGCGGGACATGCGCGTGACAGTTGCGCCGCAAGCGCAGGGATACGCTACAGCTCTGCGCAGCGATTGTGTTCTGGACGGGCGCGCAGGCTGGCAAATGCACGCAGAATCCCAGTTGGTTGCGCTTGAGAAGTTAGTGCCTCCTCCCGTCGATCTGGAAGCTGTTTCAGCGCGATTAGGCGCTGTGGAAGAGGCCGAAGGCGCGCATATGCCATCCTTGCAGGAACAGCATTTGCGCTTTGGTCCTGCCTGGCAGGTCCTGCGGGCACGCCAGCTGGGCGGCGAAGAGGGCCTTGCGCGGCTAACGCTTGATACGCCTTTGGCAGCAGACCAGCTGCTGCACCCTGGCTTGCTGGATATCGCGACCGGCTGGGCGATTGCGCTGGCACCGGGCTATGATGGCACGGATCTTTGGGTGCCGATGTCCTACGGTGAAATCCTGATTTACAGCGCCTTGCCAAGCGAGGTTTACAGCTGGGTCCGGTTAACCTCTGCCAGTGCAGAGGATGTCCGTTTCGATGTGACGATCTGTAACGCCGACGGCGCTATTCTGGTCGAAGTACGTGATTTTGCCATGACACAACTGAAAGGTGGGTTTGCTGCCCATAGCGTGCCTTTGTCCGCCCCGGAGGTGAGCTTTGACGATGTGTCCGGAAACGATGCGCGCCCGCAGACAGAGGCCGAAGAGCGGCTTGCCTATCTTGTGTCCCAAGGCATCACTGCCTCTGAGGGGCCGCAAGCTTTGGCGCGAGCCTTGGCGCTGAATGTGCCGCAGGTCTATGTCTCTTCGCTGCCACTACAGGCGCTCATCGCGCAGGCGGATGTGCCGCCACGCGACCTTCCCAAAGGTCAAAGTTTCGAGCGTAGCGATCTAGAAGGCTTTGTTGCGCCGCAGGGACGTGTCGAAACTGCGCTGGCGCAGATGTGGTCCACGTTGTTGGGTGTTTCACCAGTTGGGGTCGAAGACAGTTTTTTCGATCTTGGAGGGCATTCGTTGATTGCGGTGCGTCTGTTCGCCAGCGTCAAACGCGAGTTCGGGGTGGAATTTCCGATTTCGGTGCTGTTCGAGGCACCGACCATCGCCCAGATCGCCGCGCGCATCAGCGACCAAACCGGAGAGATAGCCAGCGCAGATGCGCCCCAAGCAGAAGCGGCCAAACCGGGATTTGTTCATCTGGTCCCGCTAAACAGCGTGGCACCGACCAAGGCAGCCCCGCTGTTCGTTGTGGCAGGGATGTTTGGCAACGTGCTGAACCTGCGGCATCTGGCGCTGCAATTCGCGGATGAGCGGGCTGTCTATGGCTTGCAAGCACGCGGGCTGATCGGGGACAGTGCTCCGCATGAAACCATAGAAAGCGCAGCTGCGGATTACATCGCTGAAATCCGGCAGGTTCAGGCGCAGGGACCATATCTTCTTTCCGGTTTCTCTGGCGGTGGTATCACTGCCTATGAGATAGCGCATCAACTGCAAGCGGCGGGCGAAGAAGTGGCCGTGCTTGCGCTGCTTGATACGCCCTTGCCGGTACGCCCAAGCCTGAGCAAGCCCGACAAGGCGTTGATCAAGCTGGCTGAATTGCGCAGCAAGGGACCACGCTATTTGCTGGAGTGGGCGCAAAACCGCATCGCGTGGGAAAAGACCAAGCGCGCGGGCAAGCCAGAGCATGCGCAGGCAGCTCAGTTCAACAACACCAAGATCGAAGCAGCCTTCTTGGGTGCTGTGGCGCGCTATCAGACGCCACAGTGGGACGGGCCGATGACACTTTTGCGCCCAGTTCTGGATCGTAAGTTCAAGGTCAGTGCGGGCAACTGGGTCAGCGGTGAGCGGGAATATGTCTTTGCGGACAATGACTGGACGCAATACGCACCGCAGGTTCAGGTGATCGAAGTGCCGGGCAACCATGACAGCATGGTTCTGTCACCTAACGTGGTGGTTATGGCATCGGAATTGCGCGAAGTCATCCGTGATGCGCTGGCCGATGACCCCCAACGTCAAGCAACGGCGGCAGAGTAA